Part of the Osmerus eperlanus chromosome 22, fOsmEpe2.1, whole genome shotgun sequence genome, GCTTTTAAGTGTGCcttatagtccggaaaatacggcAGTCAAATTTGTATTTTTCAACCACTGGATCCAATATACTAGTTCCTACCATTTACacagtttatatatattttggggggggggggggtttcaaaAAGTTATAGTGCAGGTTTAAGTGGTGTTCAGAATCATGCACTAGAGTATTAAGTTAAGCGTCAGCGAGCTGTAGTGTGTCTAACTCGTCAGTGGCCGGGGTTTGGATCATGTGTGTGACATTCAAGCTATGCACGGGCAAACCCAACTTGCCTGGTAAAATTATGGTAAACTAAATAAAAAGCAAACTGATCTATTACTTGCCCTCTGCATCTAGAAGGTAGTCTCTCCAAAAGCCCACAGCAATGTTTTCCTGTACTCGTCTGTTACTTCCTGCACTGGAAAAACAGATGACAAACAGGTGATCGAGACCATCTGCGCTAAGGGTCTGTGGTGGGCTGCAGAAGAGAGGACGAAAGGCTTCTGGCTGTTTGACAACCTCCTCCAACAATCCTAATGTCCTCAGGCCTTCCTTGAACCTTGAAGAATTAAAAGTGGATAGATCCAGTAGGTGAGTGAGCTCAAGCCTGAATTGTCACATTATACAAATGTAGCATTGAAAAGCAAACTaaaattgtgtactgtaagaacAGAACTTAAACATTTCACGTTGTGTTACTGTGTAACCAGGCACTGCATAGTGCAGGGAATCATTATCCCGTATAAATATCTTTCATGGGATAAATGAAAATTTACAGCATTTGTACGCTAGTTGCTTTACAATGAATGTTAGTTCCAATGTTAGAGCTCAAATCGACAAACAGCACTTTTAAAACAATGCTCAATTATACCGTTCGAGTGGACCATGGAGTCGGTTTACGACTTGGAACTGGAGGATGTCCTGCAAAAGCAGGTCTTTGTCCTCCAGACATTTTACAGCTCGTAGGCAGCCTGCATTAGACAGGTAGTCACTGTGACTGGACACAACTGAACACAACTCCTCCATGGACTTGGCCTCTGATACCTGGCAAAATCAGATATTTTAGCACGAATAggtcaagtaaaaaataaaaaaataaactgaAATTACCTGTATGATTTTAGCTCGCAAGTCAAGGTCGTGCACATCATCGATGGTGGGTGAGACGTTATCTTTCACAATGCAATCAAATAAAGTGGGAGAAAAGAATCCCGGTGATGGCCCCCCATGAACCATACTGACTGATATAGCCTTCCCCATGATATAGTACTTGTCTTCTGACAGCTGGAGAGTAAAATTGACATGATAACATTACTCCAAAGTAGTCTTACATGTAATAGCCAATTATCCATGATTActtcattttattcaaaacttccaAGGCAACCATTCCATCTTTTGCCAGTGCTACTGAAATGAAAATGTTAACTGAAAATGTAGACAAAAGGGCAAACCAATCGAGTCAAGAGCAAGGTTTTTTTGTCCATCTGGACCTGTCAGCATCGGGGAGCGCTCAATGTCTTCCATTAGTAGACTTAAAAGCTCTCGTCTTGGACCGCCCAAATCTATTCCTTCCTCAACATGTCCAGTTTCATCAGAAAACTTAACAGAAATTCTCTTAAATGGATTGTATGATTTCCGGTTGAATGCTCTAAATGCACCATCGAGTACATTGTTTCGGTTGATGTTAAATCTGCAGCTCAAGTTGTAGTTAATATTTTTCCCAAGTTCCAAAATAATTTCTTTTGGGGAACAGTCAAAATCTTCTGTGCATctgcaaacattttaatattgTAAATATTAAAATGCAGTaaagtccaccccccccccaaatgcaTTCAAAGTCACATGCCAAAATCTATATTTTCATCTAGAAACAACTGACCATAGACTGGAAACGCTACAACAAAATATGTACAACTCACTGAATTTCGATGTTATCCGTTAGCTGCATCTCATCTGGCTCTGACATCTCAGTCTCTGGCATGATGTCAAGGTAATCTATGTAGATTTCCTCTGCAGGTCCACACTGTAGGCCCAAAATCACTTTGGACAACCTCCATCAAATCAGGCACTTCAGCAGAAACTCTGTTTTGCTGCTGGTAAATGGTCTTCAGAAAGTGATAAGTTGTAAATACACAAAGATAAAAGATTACATCTATTACATTGATTTCGGAGCTAAAACTTAACACCTTTGTAAATCTTTACTTTCAAAAAAGTAAATTTTAATTCAAAGGTAATCTAATTTAGTTCTATCCACAACAATGTTAACCAAATCACACTTTCAAATTGGTAATTGAGCTTTGAGGTCTAGCATGCAATGCATTAAACAAGTGTTGAATGAAGTTGTAACTGCTGCTTTAATACCAAaaggtacattacacatgagTCATTGCAAATCCTGTGTTAAAATTTATTTCACAGAAACATAAATGAGGCTGTCCAAAACACAAGTGATAAATACCCACCCCACTACTTGTATTATATTATTCACCTGCACTTCCTCCATGTCCATCCATCGAACATGGaggttcaatggagaggtgatgtTGTGGTCCAGAAGAGTCCCAGACACCATGTTGATGACTGTGGTGCCTGACGTAGTTTCTCTGATGTAAAAATACTCAGTGGCTGAGGCATGTGATCCAACAAAGTCAAACAAGGCCTGAAATAAAATATGTACTTATTTACTAGCCGGAAAATATCAGTACAATGACAATCAAGGTTTATGACTGCCGTTTTGACCTGACATCCTTGCTGtgtttatatattttaaatataaaaaactATAGTGTTTAAACCAAAAAATACAATTGCACTATATGCAAAATGTGGGTAACATAGTACCATATTTATAGTATAGTCAGTAGCAGGTAACGCAGTGTCATTTACACACCAGTGGAGGGCAAGTAGTAAAATGTTAAGGTTTTTAGTTTCTAGAGTTATGAGGCCTGCTTGCAGGCACCAGTAGATGGTCAATTTAGACAACAAGGACAAACCATGTCTATGTAGGGATGAGGAAATTGATATGATATTATATAATGTCATCATGTGTTCAGAGGTTTAATTAGGTAACCTCAGTGCGGAATGCTAAGCACTCAATTGAATGATTTTGCCTTCTGTAAAAACACAGCCTTTTCtttgaaaagccgttttcataTTTGAGATGCAAAACCTTACAGATCTACATGCTTCAGATGGGTCATGGTTTTTGGTTGGAAAATCCCAAATTTTACAAATCCAGAAGAATCACATCAAAAAAATTTAGCAAATTAAGCATTTATACATCTGTACATTCAACAATGTTTACCTGCATAGGATCAGATGTATGGAACCGTCTGATCTTCATTGTGCCATCTGGAAAACTGACTTTCAGAGGTATGCCACCAGCAGGTTCCTCAGTTGTCCTCATGAGTCTCTCATCTATtgtctgagagac contains:
- the LOC134009114 gene encoding G2/M phase-specific E3 ubiquitin-protein ligase-like, with translation MGKAISVSMVHGGPSPGFFSPTLFDCIVKDNVSPTIDDVHDLDLRAKIIQVSEAKSMEELCSVVSSHSDYLSNAGCLRAVKCLEDKDLLLQDILQFQVVNRLHGPLERFKEGLRTLGLLEEVVKQPEAFRPLFCSPPQTLSADGLDHLFVICFSSAGSNRRVQENIAVGFWRDYLLDAEEGNSPCSLEEILMFVTGCSALPAIGLKPEPSIEFLHTDGLLPGDTQQRAKFPTANTCVNCLRLPLHKDYTAFKYNMDLKALQYTGLWSRVGLRMKWYKETVNRLFGTVHL